In Triticum urartu cultivar G1812 chromosome 6, Tu2.1, whole genome shotgun sequence, the following proteins share a genomic window:
- the LOC125512775 gene encoding L-type lectin-domain containing receptor kinase SIT2-like, giving the protein MTSRKRASFLPSLLLLLLFGLTIAAFAAGDDQFIFSGFTQSSLALDGGAVVTQGGLLDMSNGTNNVKSHALYPTPLRFRNSSTGGKVQSFSAAIVFCIVGAFPGVSANGLAFFIAPSRNLSDALPTQYFGILKQQNSANLFVIEIDTFQNPDMQDINDNHIGIDINSVFSLPSHAAGFYEDSSGAFKNLTLNTQIELQLWVDYEEEETRINVTLAPLHVGKPSKPLLSATYDLSTVLTETAYIGFSSTAEIMDTRHYVLGWSFGMNGQAAPSIDISKLPKVPRLRQKGQSMLLAIILPIATAALIISMGTIVTLMVRRKRRYREVREDWESKFGPHRFSYKDLFKATQGFKSKNLVGAGGFGEVYRGVLKLSKKEIAVKRMSHESRQGMKEFITEVVSIGRLRHRNLVQLLGYCRRKGELMLVYDYMSNGSLDKYIHCQGDDKPTLNWAQRFQVIKGIATGLLYLHEKWEKVVVHRDIKASNVLLDHEMNGRLGDFGLARLYDHGTDPQSTHMVGTMGYLAPELVRTGKASPLTDVYAFGMFLLEVTCGQKPMKQDAEGNQVFLVDWVLEHWNNRLLSRTVDTRLQGDYSVDEASLVLKIGLLCLHPFPGSRPSMREVMQYLDGETPLPELKPTQLSVDMQGLMQDSGFNTSVMSYPQLMSSFGTVSDLSGGR; this is encoded by the coding sequence ATGACAAGTAGGAAGCGTGCGTCGTTCCTTccgtccctcctcctcctcctcttatTTGGTCTCACCATCGCAGCCTTTGCCGCGGGCGATGATCAATTCATCTTCTCCGGCTTCACACAATCCAGCCTAGCCCTCGACGGCGGTGCCGTGGTCACACAAGGCGGCCTCCTCGACATGTCCAACGGCACAAACAATGTCAAGAGCCATGCGCTTTACCCCACTCCACTGCGCTTCCGCAATTCATCCACCGGTGGTAAAGTGCAATCATTCTCGGCCGCCATCGTTTTCTGCATCGTCGGCGCATTCCCTGGCGTGAGTGCCAATGGCTTGGCCTTCTTCATCGCCCCAAGCAGGAACCTCTCGGACGCACTGCCAACGCAGTACTTTGGTATCCTGAAGCAGCAAAACAGTGCCAACCTCTTTGTTATCGAGATTGACACCTTCCAGAACCCTGACATGCAAGACATCAACGACAACCACATCGGCATCGACATCAACAGCGTTTTCTCCTTGCCATCTCACGCGGCTGGCTTCTATGAAGACTCTAGTGGCGCCTTCAAGAACTTGACGCTGAACACCCAGATAGAACTGCAGTTGTGGGTGGACTATGAGGAGGAGGAAACAAGGATCAATGTGACCTTGGCTCCACTTCATGTGGGAAAACCCTCCAAGCCACTGTTGTCCGCGACCTATGACCTCTCAACCGTGCTCACGGAGACGGCTTATATTGGTTTCTCATCCACGGCTGAAATTATGGACACCCGTCATTATGTTCTTGGATGGAGCTTTGGCATGAACGGGCAAGCAGCTCCGTCCATTGACATCTCCAAGCTTCCAAAGGTTCCTCGTCTACGACAAAAGGGCCAGTCCATGCTCTTGGCGATCATCCTCCCAATAGCCACCGCGGCACTGATAATCTCTATGGGCACCATTGTCACTCTGATGGTGCGAAGAAAAAGGAGGTATAGGGAGGTGCGCGAGGATTGGGAGAGCAAGTTTGGTCCACACCGGTTCTCGTACAAGGATTTGTTCAAGGCTACTCAGGGATTTAAGAGCAAGAACCTAGTTGGAGCTGGAGGGTTTGGGGAGGTATACAGAGGGGTGCTTAAACTGTCCAAGAAGGAGATTGCCGTGAAGAGGATGTCCCATGAGTCAAGACAagggatgaaggagttcatcaccgaggTTGTTAGCATTGGCCGGTTGCGGCATCGCAACCTAGTCCAGCTACTTGGCTATTGCAGGCGGAAAGGTGAGCTGATGCTGGTGTACGATTACATGTCAAATGGCAGCCTTGACAAATATATACACTGTCAAGGGGATGACAAGCCCACCTTAAATTGGGCTCAGAGGTTTCAAGTCATCAAAGGTATCGCTACCGGCTTGCTCTACCTCCACGAGAAGTGGGAGAAAGTTGTGGTCCACCGAGACATCAAGGCAAGCAATGTCCTCCTCGACCATGAAATGAATGGGCGACTCGGTGACTTTGGTCTTGCACGGCTATATGATCATGGCACCGATCCACAAAGCACACACATGGTCGGCACAATGGGATACCTTGCCCCCGAGCTAGTACGCACAGGCAAGGCATCTCCTCTTACCGATGTGTACGCCTTCGGCATGTTTCTTCTCGAAGTTACATGTGGGCAAAAGCCTATGAAGCAAGATGCAGAGGGAAATCAGGTTTTCCTGGTGGACTGGGTCCTAGAGCACTGGAACAATCGACTGCTTAGCAGAACAGTGGACACAAGGCTCCAAGGCGACTACAGCGTTGACGAAGCATCCCTCGTGCTGAAGATAGGACTTTTGTGCCTGCACCCGTTTCCTGGTTCGAGGCCTAGCATGCGAGAAGTCATGCAATACCTCGACGGTGAGACCCCGCTGCCTGAGCTGAAGCCGACGCAGCTGAGCGTGGACATGCAGGGGTTGATGCAGGACAGCGGGTTCAACACTTCTGTAATGTCTTATCCCCAGCTGATGTCAAGCTTCGGCACAGTGTCCGACCTCTCGGGAGGACGATGA
- the LOC125512776 gene encoding L-type lectin-domain containing receptor kinase SIT2-like, with amino-acid sequence MTMSGMKRISLLLLKLLLSLGLSVAPPFIAGDEHQFSYSGFSNTSLTLDGAASVTPNGLLMLTNGTSRSMGRAFYPDPLRFRNSSNEAVQSFSVSFIFAMVSIYKDLSSNGIAMFIAPSKNLSTAMRMQYLGLLSNQNDGNQTNHIFAIELDTFQNWELQDMNDNHVGIDVNSLRSIQSHDAGFYHDKNGTFQSLSLDSQEVMQVWVDYHGEKMQIDATMAPLGMAKPTRPIVSANYNLSSVLTDVAYIGFSSAEGKITKHYVLGWSFGMNSPAPAINLTMLPKLPLDPHTKDRRRLPVLQIILPLATAALILSVAAVISLLVRRHFRYAEVRDDWEVEFGPHRFSYKDLFRATEGFDNKNLLGAGGFGRVYRGELPSSKLRIAVKRVLHDSRQGMKEFIAEIVSIGRLQNPNLVHLLGYCRRQGELLLVYEYMPKGSLDKYLYGEVDNSTLSWDQRIWIIRGIASALIYLHEEWEKVVVHRDIKASNVLLDDELNARLGDFGLARLYDHGVEQGTTRVAGTIGYIAPELARTGKGTPLTDVFAFGVFILEVTCGQRPIMQSTQDELVMLVDWALEHVQQGSLDDAIDIRLKGQYNVSEAHLALKLGLLCSHPFACARPSMRQVIQYLDGHIEPPELPAHQSFQALALMQNEGFDSYIRSYPSSKSVGTMSSISGGR; translated from the coding sequence ATGACCATGTCCGGCATGAAGCGTATCTCCTTGTTGCTACTCAAGCTACTACTCTCTCTTGGCCTTAGCGTGGCACCACCCTTCATTGCCGGCGATGAGCACCAGTTCAGCTACTCCGGCTTTTCCAACACTAGCCTCACCCTCGACGGCGCGGCCTCGGTCACGCCCAACGGGTTACTTATGCTTACCAACGGCACGTCCCGGAGCATGGGCCGCGCATTCTATCCTGACCCGCTGCGCTTCCGCAATTCATCCAACGAGGCTGTACAATCCTTCTCCGTTTCGTTCATCTTCGCCATGGTCTCCATCTACAAGGACTTGAGCAGCAATGGAATCGCCATGTTCATTGCGCCGAGCaagaatttgtccacggcgatgCGGATGCAGTACTTGGGACTTCTCAGCAATCAGAATGATGGCAATCAGACAAACCACATCTTCGCAATCGAGCTAGACACCTTCCAGAACTGGGAGCTCCAAGACATGAATGACAACCATGTTGGTATTGACGTCAACAGTCTCCGCTCCATACAATCCCATGATGCCGGTTTCTACCATGACAAGAATGGCACCTTCCAGAGTTTGAGTCTCGATAGCCAAGAGGTGATGCAGGTGTGGGTGGACTACCATGGAGagaagatgcagattgatgccaCCATGGCTCCTCTCGGCATGGCCAAGCCTACAAGACCAATAGTATCAGCCAACTACAACCTCTCAAGCGTGCTCACAGATGTGGCATACATCGGCTTCTCATCTGCAGAAGGCAAGATAACGAAGCACTATGTGCTCGGTTGGAGTTTTGGCATGAACAGTCCTGCTCCAGCTATCAATCTCACCATGCTGCCAAAACTACCTCTTGATCCTCATACCAAGGATCGACGTCGTCTACCAGTATTGCAGATCATTCTACCACTTGCAACAGCAGCACTCATCCTGTCTGTGGCTGCCGTTATTTCCCTGCTTGTGCGGAGGCATTTCAGGTATGCAGAAGTACGTGACGACTGGGAGGTCGAATTCGGCCCACACCGCTTCTCGTACAAGGATTTGTTCCGTGCAACAGAAGGATTTGACAACAAAAACCTCCTAGGGGCCGGAGGATTTGGAAGAGTATACAGAGGAGAGCTGCCAAGCTCCAAACTAAGGATAGCTGTGAAGAGGGTGTTGCACGACTCCAGGCAAGGCATGAAGGAATTCATTGCAGAAATTGTCAGCATTGGCCGCCTTCAGAATCCAAATCTTGTGCACTTGCTTGGCTATTGCAGACGTCAAGGTGAGCTCCTGTTAGTGTATGAGTACATGCCCAAAGGAAGCCTCGATAAGTACTTGTATGGTGAAGTGGACAACTCCACATTAAGTTGGGACCAAAGGATTTGGATCATTAGGGGCATCGCATCTGCACTGATTTATCTCCACGAGGAGTGGGAGAAGGTAGTTGTCCACCGAGACATCAAGGCAAGCAATGTGCTCCTCGATGATGAGTTGAATGCACGGTTGGGTGATTTCGGTCTAGCAAGGTTGTATGATCATGGCGTTGAGCAAGGAACTACTCGTGTTGCTGGCACCATTGGATACATTGCTCCGGAGCTAGCACGCACGGGCAAGGGTACTCCTCTTACCGACGTATTTGCCTTTGGTGTATTTATTCTGGAGGTCACTTGTGGACAAAGACCTATCATGCAGAGCACACAAGATGAGCTGGTCATGTTGGTTGATTGGGCGCTTGAGCATGTGCAACAAGGGTCACTAGATGATGCAATAGATATAAGACTTAAAGGGCAGTACAATGTCAGCGAGGCACATCTGGCACTGAAGCTAGGACTACTGTGCTCACACCCATTTGCATGTGCAAGGCCTAGCATGCGGCAAGTGATCCAATACCTAGATGGGCATATTGAACCACCAGAGCTACCAGCACACCAGAGCTTCCAAGCACTGGCCTTGATGCAAAATGAAGGATTCGATTCATACATCAGGTCATATCCTTCATCAAAGAGTGTTGGCACAATGTCAAGCATTTCAGGAGGAAGATGA